A single region of the Candidatus Paceibacterota bacterium genome encodes:
- a CDS encoding GH116 family glycosyl hydrolase: protein MRKCNCSGHCGPQGINRREFIGLVGAGAAAAMLGTPAWGAFELPADELERWRRELFAPDQPRLYLSGRHTDTRMHLGGIGTGNIELGVDGQFTNWQLFNTLRGGQVPLHFLIRAGGVIRMLQTGGGPDWPRVKQIEMRGEYPVAELRCKDPELPVEVELAAFSPLAPLDARFSAMPLAALLFRVTNPAKQKQTVSLAAVMQNPVGYDAAGPNNSASNACFGGNVNEVLREGGRGGLYMRAEAAGEASLDKPVAIYTAANLKALLEPPPDRPEGLAVEVLGDKPLPAEKLRDPAHTVIWLEEAGTDLSEGLLRGAREAVQAGATLLWSGRTMPLLAGYGAWTGGKPVAEVSPRPDIVFEDFEGGYDKWTVTGEAFGKEPPQGTLPMQNPVTGFLGKGLVNSFVGGDDMTGRMVSKPFTIERQFIRFLVGGGRHANTQMRLVVDGNVVRATSGKDNEQLLPAMWFVGEWRGQSAHIEIVDEQMGGWGHINVDRIEFSDMPATRELMQLLEELLPARFSSLRPADGEAGNGGAVEFEGLVPQPGATESKASDGTRLLMRTVGKGKVVIAAGAVLEPARAGWSQYRQSAYTLVCGLVGASYTGGGGFQHPKAPGFGTLALAALGDEVTVLSAAAHREDAWRAFAAEGSFTPLAEARSNAPTPLGRTLYGAVAVNVNVPPGKSVDVPFLLAWHYPNKYNAVHTWMGCHYATQWADARAVMREALKDYGALHGRTERFRRTFYDSTLPYWLLDCLTANAAIIRHIGVVFRIANGDTYGWEGSNGCCQPTCTHVWGYEQSLSRLFPSLEQDMRRIDFKHQQRPDGGVNNRTEVPSPPRPTGEQPFADGHASCILKAYREALNQPDDGFFREYWPHINRAVEYLIGRDAKSAGGQPEGILQDDQWNTYDEALHGVTTFISGYYLAALRAGEEWGRRVGDKAAAERFRSVFEKGRRKLVELCWNGEYFQQHLADYMKRPGEVGPGCMADQLIGQWWAHQLGLGYILPREMVVSALRAVFNYNWKSNLTGWPHAPRAFAGAKDKGLITCTWPKGGRPGHVMLYSDEVWTGIEYQVAAHMIYEGLVEEAFAIVRGARDRYDGIPRPPIERNPWNELECGGHYARAMSSWSLLLALSGWDYDGPRQALRFTPRHTPGDFKGFFVGPEGWGSLRQTREGQTQRNELSVCEGRLAVAEFALSVAGTPKRVKVECGGKTVPSAFKSEAGGVVVSLKRPVVVGAGQKLTVGIS, encoded by the coding sequence ATGCGCAAATGCAACTGTTCGGGACACTGTGGTCCACAAGGCATCAACCGGCGTGAGTTCATTGGGCTGGTGGGGGCGGGGGCGGCGGCGGCGATGCTGGGCACCCCGGCGTGGGGGGCGTTTGAACTGCCGGCGGATGAGTTGGAGCGGTGGCGGCGGGAACTGTTTGCCCCGGACCAGCCGCGCCTTTACCTGTCCGGCAGACACACGGACACCCGGATGCACCTGGGCGGCATTGGCACCGGCAACATCGAGTTGGGCGTGGACGGCCAATTCACCAACTGGCAGTTGTTCAACACGCTGAGGGGCGGGCAGGTGCCTTTGCATTTCCTGATCCGCGCGGGCGGCGTCATCCGGATGCTTCAGACAGGGGGCGGGCCCGACTGGCCGCGGGTCAAGCAGATTGAGATGCGGGGCGAATACCCAGTGGCGGAGCTGCGCTGCAAGGATCCGGAGTTGCCCGTCGAGGTGGAGTTGGCAGCTTTCAGCCCGCTTGCGCCGCTGGACGCGCGCTTCTCGGCGATGCCGCTGGCGGCGCTCCTCTTCCGGGTCACTAACCCGGCGAAGCAGAAGCAGACGGTGTCGCTGGCGGCGGTGATGCAAAACCCGGTGGGCTACGATGCGGCTGGGCCGAACAACTCAGCCAGCAACGCGTGCTTCGGCGGCAACGTCAACGAGGTGCTGCGCGAAGGCGGGCGGGGCGGGCTGTACATGCGCGCGGAAGCTGCGGGGGAAGCGTCGCTGGACAAGCCGGTGGCGATTTATACGGCTGCCAATCTGAAGGCGCTGCTGGAGCCGCCGCCAGACCGGCCGGAGGGACTGGCGGTCGAAGTGCTCGGAGACAAGCCGTTGCCGGCGGAAAAGCTGCGCGATCCGGCGCACACAGTGATCTGGCTGGAGGAGGCCGGGACGGACCTTTCAGAAGGACTGCTCCGCGGCGCGCGGGAGGCGGTGCAGGCGGGCGCGACGCTGCTCTGGTCGGGCCGGACGATGCCGCTGTTGGCGGGCTACGGGGCGTGGACCGGCGGCAAGCCGGTTGCCGAGGTCAGCCCGCGGCCGGACATTGTGTTCGAGGATTTCGAGGGCGGCTACGATAAGTGGACGGTGACGGGCGAGGCCTTCGGCAAGGAGCCCCCGCAGGGGACGCTGCCTATGCAAAACCCGGTGACCGGGTTTCTCGGCAAGGGCCTGGTCAACAGCTTCGTCGGCGGAGACGATATGACTGGCCGGATGGTCAGCAAGCCGTTCACCATCGAGCGGCAGTTTATCCGGTTTCTCGTGGGGGGCGGTCGCCACGCCAACACCCAGATGCGGCTGGTGGTGGACGGCAATGTGGTGCGCGCCACCTCGGGCAAGGACAACGAACAGTTGCTGCCGGCGATGTGGTTTGTGGGCGAGTGGCGAGGCCAGTCCGCGCACATTGAGATCGTGGACGAGCAGATGGGCGGGTGGGGGCACATCAACGTGGATCGGATCGAGTTCTCGGATATGCCGGCGACCCGGGAGTTGATGCAGTTGCTGGAGGAGCTGCTGCCGGCGCGGTTCAGCAGCCTCCGGCCGGCGGATGGCGAGGCTGGCAACGGTGGGGCGGTGGAGTTTGAGGGGCTGGTGCCGCAACCCGGCGCGACTGAGTCCAAGGCGTCCGATGGCACACGGCTGTTAATGCGGACGGTGGGAAAGGGCAAGGTAGTGATCGCGGCTGGAGCGGTGCTGGAGCCGGCGCGTGCGGGATGGAGCCAGTACCGGCAGAGCGCCTATACGCTGGTTTGCGGGTTGGTGGGGGCGAGTTACACTGGGGGAGGCGGGTTCCAGCATCCCAAGGCGCCGGGTTTCGGCACGCTGGCGCTGGCAGCGCTTGGGGACGAAGTCACCGTGCTGTCGGCGGCGGCGCATCGGGAGGATGCGTGGAGAGCATTCGCGGCGGAGGGCAGCTTTACGCCGCTGGCCGAGGCCAGATCCAACGCGCCGACGCCGCTCGGCCGCACCCTGTATGGGGCGGTTGCCGTCAACGTTAATGTGCCGCCGGGGAAGAGTGTTGACGTTCCATTCCTGCTGGCGTGGCATTACCCCAACAAATACAACGCCGTCCATACCTGGATGGGCTGCCACTACGCGACGCAATGGGCCGACGCGCGGGCGGTGATGCGCGAGGCGTTGAAGGACTATGGCGCGTTGCACGGGCGGACGGAGCGGTTCCGCAGGACGTTTTACGACAGCACACTGCCGTATTGGCTGCTGGATTGCCTCACCGCGAATGCCGCCATTATCCGGCACATCGGCGTGGTGTTCCGCATCGCGAACGGGGACACGTATGGTTGGGAAGGCTCGAACGGCTGCTGCCAGCCGACGTGCACGCATGTGTGGGGTTATGAGCAGAGCCTGTCGCGCCTGTTCCCGTCGCTGGAGCAGGACATGCGCCGGATTGACTTCAAGCACCAGCAACGCCCGGACGGCGGGGTCAACAACCGGACCGAGGTGCCGTCGCCGCCGCGGCCGACGGGCGAGCAACCGTTCGCGGACGGCCACGCAAGCTGCATTCTCAAGGCCTATCGCGAGGCGCTTAACCAGCCGGACGACGGGTTTTTCCGGGAGTATTGGCCGCACATCAATCGCGCGGTGGAATACCTGATCGGGCGCGACGCGAAGTCGGCCGGAGGGCAGCCCGAGGGCATTTTGCAGGATGATCAATGGAACACCTATGACGAGGCGCTGCACGGGGTGACGACGTTCATCAGCGGGTATTACCTGGCGGCGCTGCGCGCGGGCGAAGAGTGGGGCCGGCGGGTGGGGGACAAGGCCGCGGCGGAGCGGTTTCGCAGCGTCTTCGAGAAGGGCCGGAGGAAGCTCGTCGAGCTGTGCTGGAACGGGGAGTATTTCCAGCAGCATCTGGCGGATTACATGAAGCGGCCGGGGGAAGTGGGCCCGGGCTGTATGGCGGACCAATTGATCGGCCAGTGGTGGGCGCACCAACTCGGGCTGGGCTACATCCTGCCGCGGGAGATGGTGGTGTCGGCGCTGCGGGCGGTATTCAATTACAACTGGAAGTCCAACCTGACGGGCTGGCCGCACGCGCCACGGGCGTTTGCCGGGGCGAAGGACAAGGGGCTGATCACTTGCACGTGGCCCAAGGGCGGCCGGCCGGGGCACGTGATGCTCTACTCGGACGAGGTCTGGACAGGCATCGAATACCAGGTAGCGGCGCACATGATCTACGAAGGGTTGGTGGAGGAGGCGTTCGCCATCGTGAGGGGGGCGCGCGACCGCTATGACGGAATCCCGCGCCCGCCGATCGAGCGCAATCCGTGGAACGAGCTCGAGTGCGGCGGGCACTATGCGCGGGCGATGTCGTCGTGGTCGCTGCTGCTGGCGCTGTCGGGCTGGGATTACGATGGGCCGCGGCAAGCGCTGCGGTTCACGCCGCGCCACACGCCGGGGGACTTCAAGGGCTTCTTCGTGGGGCCGGAGGGGTGGGGCAGCTTGCGACAGACGCGGGAGGGACAGACGCAGCGGAATGAGTTAAGTGTTTGCGAGGGAAGGCTGGCGGTGGCGGAGTTCGCACTGTCCGTGGCCGGGACGCCCAAACGGGTGAAAGTGGAATGCGGTGGCAAGACGGTGCCCAGCGCGTTTAAGTCTGAGGCGGGTGGGGTGGTGGTGTCGTTGAAGCGTCCTGTGGTGGTTGGAGCCGGCCAGAAGCTCACGGTCGGGATTAGCTAG
- a CDS encoding tetratricopeptide repeat protein, with protein MRGNVTTGRSFRLGPAKASDRAPGRGRRVATAVVLFTILWLTPWCSRAALSTAAFELANKLYEEGKFAEAAAAYEKLGQSGQTAAALSFNLGNAHFKSGQIGRAIAAYRQAERLTPRDPDLRANLQFARNQIQGPTLAPSRWHRWLGRLTLNEWTLLAAGALWLWLLLLAFLQWRPALKPALRFYVLGLAILVVILAACAGAALRQARFTRTAIVTARDAVVRFGPLAESPAAFTAHDGAELRVLDQKDDWLQVSAGPRRTGWLRRDQAVVAGG; from the coding sequence GTGAGAGGTAACGTGACAACCGGACGGTCTTTCCGCCTCGGTCCCGCCAAGGCAAGCGACCGCGCGCCGGGACGGGGACGCCGGGTCGCAACGGCGGTAGTACTGTTCACGATTCTCTGGCTGACTCCCTGGTGTTCGCGCGCCGCGCTTTCCACCGCCGCCTTCGAACTGGCCAACAAGCTTTACGAGGAAGGCAAGTTCGCCGAAGCCGCCGCCGCTTACGAGAAACTCGGCCAGTCCGGCCAGACAGCCGCCGCGCTCAGCTTCAATCTCGGCAATGCCCATTTCAAGTCCGGCCAGATCGGCCGCGCCATTGCCGCCTATCGCCAGGCCGAACGACTCACCCCGCGCGACCCGGACCTGCGCGCCAATCTGCAGTTCGCGCGCAACCAGATCCAAGGCCCCACCCTGGCGCCCAGCCGATGGCATCGCTGGCTCGGGCGATTGACCCTGAACGAATGGACCCTGCTGGCCGCAGGCGCGCTCTGGCTCTGGCTGCTGCTGCTCGCCTTCCTCCAATGGCGGCCCGCCCTTAAACCAGCTCTGCGCTTCTACGTCCTCGGCCTGGCCATTCTGGTGGTCATCTTGGCCGCCTGCGCCGGCGCCGCCCTGCGCCAGGCCCGCTTCACCCGCACCGCCATCGTTACTGCGCGCGACGCCGTGGTCCGCTTCGGCCCGCTGGCCGAGTCCCCCGCCGCTTTCACCGCCCACGACGGCGCCGAACTGCGCGTGCTCGACCAAAAGGACGACTGGCTCCAGGTCAGCGCCGGCCCCCGCCGAACCGGCTGGCTCCGCCGGGACCAAGCGGTTGTCGCGGGCGGCTAA
- a CDS encoding BatD family protein: MRRLSSWITVNPRSRSRHRLRPAFALLTALLWLAPSTLGAASFTATLDRESVTVGESATLTLRYDGGQPKTTPSPPTIPNLQVSGGGTSQSITVINGQFSASISQTFLLTPTQPGDFAIPALTVEIGGQVLSSQPLKLTAVKAPTSAADGAGDKLAFFKLFVPKKEVYVGEILSVEFQVYVRDGLANGEDILQGFDQFSGCPVKAEGVSIIKTAHAQRRRARLGNASYVVATLVTSLSPIKTGPITLGSMDVPLTLQIPLPNQRRRDPFDPFGMFQRMQVEERRVSLSAEPEILKALPLPRENIPATFNGAVGNFTMTVTAGPTNVAAGDPVTVKVALSGRGAFDSLALPEQNAWRDFKTYPPTTKVDTTDPLGLQGTKTFEQVVVPQSPDIKALPPVSFSFFDPDQKSYRTLTQPAIPLVVRPGGAAPAPVVAATTRAAQDNAPPAQDIVHIKPRLGAVAQIAPPLVLRPWFLALQAVPVLAWLSAVLWRRRAEMLANNPRLRRRRQVAQNIRQGLDELRQSAADNKSEAFFATLVRLLQEQIGERLDLPASAITDAVIEEHLRPRGVPETTLAPLQELFQTCNLARYAPIRTSQELAAIIPKLEAVLRDLREMKL; encoded by the coding sequence ATGCGAAGGTTATCGTCGTGGATCACAGTCAATCCGCGCAGCCGAAGCCGGCACAGGCTTCGGCCTGCTTTTGCTTTGCTGACGGCGCTGCTGTGGCTGGCCCCCTCCACGCTGGGCGCGGCGAGCTTCACGGCCACGCTGGACCGGGAAAGCGTTACCGTCGGCGAGAGCGCCACCCTGACGCTCCGCTATGACGGCGGCCAGCCCAAGACGACGCCGTCCCCGCCGACGATCCCGAACCTGCAAGTCTCTGGCGGCGGGACCTCCCAGAGCATTACCGTCATCAACGGTCAGTTCTCGGCCAGCATCTCGCAGACCTTTCTCCTGACCCCCACCCAGCCGGGCGACTTTGCCATCCCGGCCCTCACTGTCGAAATTGGCGGCCAGGTCCTGAGCTCGCAACCGCTGAAACTGACCGCGGTAAAAGCCCCCACCAGTGCCGCGGATGGCGCCGGGGACAAACTGGCGTTCTTCAAGCTCTTTGTCCCGAAAAAGGAGGTCTATGTCGGCGAAATCCTGTCGGTCGAGTTCCAGGTGTATGTGCGCGACGGCCTCGCCAACGGGGAGGACATCCTGCAGGGTTTTGACCAATTCAGCGGATGCCCTGTGAAAGCCGAAGGCGTCAGCATCATCAAAACGGCCCACGCGCAACGCCGCCGGGCGCGCCTGGGCAATGCCAGCTACGTCGTCGCGACTCTCGTCACCTCACTCTCCCCCATCAAAACCGGGCCCATCACCCTTGGCTCGATGGATGTCCCGCTCACCTTGCAGATTCCGCTGCCCAACCAACGCCGCCGCGATCCCTTTGATCCCTTCGGCATGTTCCAGCGTATGCAGGTCGAGGAGCGGCGCGTCTCGCTGTCGGCCGAACCCGAAATACTCAAAGCCCTCCCGCTGCCCAGGGAGAATATCCCCGCCACGTTCAACGGCGCCGTCGGCAACTTCACCATGACCGTCACCGCCGGCCCCACTAATGTCGCCGCCGGCGACCCGGTGACCGTCAAGGTGGCACTCTCAGGGCGAGGCGCGTTTGACTCGCTCGCCTTGCCGGAGCAGAACGCGTGGCGTGACTTCAAGACCTATCCCCCGACCACCAAGGTGGACACCACCGATCCGCTTGGCCTGCAAGGAACCAAGACCTTTGAGCAGGTGGTCGTGCCCCAAAGCCCGGATATCAAAGCCCTGCCGCCGGTCTCCTTCAGCTTCTTCGACCCCGACCAGAAGAGCTACCGCACGCTGACACAACCTGCCATACCTCTGGTTGTCCGCCCGGGCGGCGCTGCCCCGGCGCCGGTGGTGGCGGCCACGACACGCGCCGCGCAGGACAATGCCCCGCCCGCCCAGGACATCGTTCACATCAAGCCGCGCCTCGGAGCAGTGGCCCAGATTGCCCCGCCGCTGGTGCTGCGACCCTGGTTCCTGGCGCTGCAGGCCGTACCCGTCCTTGCCTGGCTCTCGGCCGTCCTGTGGCGCCGGCGCGCTGAGATGCTGGCGAACAATCCCCGCCTGCGCCGCCGCCGCCAGGTGGCCCAGAACATCCGCCAGGGCCTGGACGAGTTGCGTCAATCCGCCGCGGACAACAAGTCCGAAGCCTTCTTTGCCACGCTGGTGCGCCTGTTGCAGGAGCAAATCGGCGAGCGCCTTGATCTCCCGGCCTCGGCCATCACCGACGCCGTGATTGAAGAGCACCTCCGCCCGCGCGGCGTCCCGGAAACCACGCTCGCCCCCTTGCAGGAGCTGTTTCAGACCTGCAACCTCGCCCGCTATGCACCAATCAGAACCAGCCAGGAATTGGCCGCAATTATCCCGAAACTCGAAGCCGTCCTGCGCGATCTCAGGGAGATGAAGCTGTGA